The nucleotide window GCCGGAACCAGCGCATAGATGAGTTCATTATCCTTAACATCAGCAGAGAATACCAACCCACAATAGCCTATAAAGGCGCCGGTTTCCCTGTCAACTACGCCATACATTCCAAAGCCCTTAGAAGCATAGTTATTTATGGTCACATCAATCCACTTCTGCGTTTGTTTCATTGAAAGCGGCTTTCCATCTCCAACAAATCTCATTAACCGGGGGTCCCCACAAATGGTATACAGCGCCTCAAGATCATTGTGGGTGACCTTCCTTATCAACACCCTGTTAGTTTCGATAATCATCACACATGAGTTTAATTGAATCGATGTTAGACAATATATAAAAATAATTCTCAGAGACCCAAAACAAATCGTAAACAGACAGTCTAAAAATTATAAAAAAATAGTGTTCCAAACTTAGCAATCCTGTTGAGGTAATTACCGGAGAAAGCAAAATATTCTTATTCCCTATTACAATTCCCGGAAGATACCGGCAAAATTAATCACGGAAATTAATTACCGAATTTGCTAAAGGGCGACTGGGCAGGTTTTCTTTAAGATTTGGATTGTTTAAAGAAGACCATCACTTTTTTCCAAAATCGCCGAAGTCGACAAATATACCCTGATAGCTAAATTTCTCAAAACGAAAGGCAATCCTTCGGCACCCAATACCGAGTCGCTGTCTCCCACATGTAAATGAAGGTGTGGTTCTGAAGCGTCGCCGGTAAATCCCACCCTGGCCACTACCTGTCCCTTTTTTACGCGGTCTCCAACTTTGAATCGTATACCTCCGGGTTGCAAATGCTCATAGAATACATATACAACATTTCGCACTTGCAGCGCCAGATAGTTTCCCGAAGCGTCACTCTCTCCGTTTGTAAAATACCCGGAAATTGTTTCACTTTCGCTAAACCCATCCTTCAATGAAACAACGATGGCATCATCTCCTGCTAATACATCCTCTCCATAGCTGTAATAGTTTTTTACAAAATCCTTATTCTGGTGGTACAGCTTTCCTTTATCATCCAGTCGCACGAAGTCGATCGCAAAACGCCCCGGAATTCCTGATTTGCCGTTAACCGTATAGTAGCCCCTTCTATGACCTCTTTTCCATTCGCAATTATAGATGGCGGTCCAGTATTTTCCTTTAAGTGGTGTTGAAAGAACAACAGGCCTTTGTTCTTTAAAACCTGCCTCAATTGTCATTCGACAATCTTTGCTCTGCCCCGTATTGTAGGAAAACATATACCAAAAGCGCTGCCCATCTTTAGGCTTGCCCCAGGGAATGTCAAAGTAATAAATAGTACTGCCTCCAACTGCTAAAGCACTTTTACTATCGTTTGTTAATTTACGCAAGACTTCTCCCCGCGCCTGATACAGCAGTAAACCGTTGTCACTTTCTCCTTATAAAGACACCGCCTCTATGGTAACTTTCCGTTGTTAACGATCCTGACTTCACTAAGAACATAGTTGTTTCCATTTATATTAATGGTACCCGATGTGTGAAATGCAGTTCCTACAATAGCTTTAATATCCTGAGCATGGCAAAACAAGCTCCGATACATTATTGTATATGAGAGAAAAACAACAGTTTGTAACTTCATATCTTACTATTCTGTAAAACAAAATTGCACATTTTTTTTACCCGATCTGATGTTGGGTGGGCCAGGGTCTTCCTTTACCGGTTTCACAATACAGTTTCAAACTATTAAGAAAGATCGCCCAAGTGTAACTACATTCCGCATAGGAAGGACTGTAATCCTTCCAATTTTTATGTTCGAATAGCAGCAAGGTTTTTACTGATAAGCTTCCTTGTTCAAGCTGACCTTTTACTTCAGGATAAGCAGTGATCATAGCAGATTGGTTATGTTGTACCAGTTTGAATGTCAGCGAGGTTCCTATCCATTCTTTATCGCCCTCCAAACAATGCCACTTAACAAAGTCATTAGATATCAACTCAATAATCCTCATTTCTTTTACATAATTGTCCGCAAAAGGAAAACGGGCAATGGTGCCGGTTTCAGGAGTAGCCTCTGTATGAGGAGTCCACCAGGAAGACAACCCTTCTGATGTAGTAAGAGCCTGATAAATCAATTGGGGCAGGGCCTCTATGATCAATGTGTGTCTGATATCTACCATAATTTTGTAGTATTTACATTATTCATGCTTTTTAAAATTTTGCGATACAAAAATAAAACCGATCAGATTGTCACGCTATCAAATTAGGGAGTACTATATTCGTAAAAGGTATTATTTACCTGCTATTGGCGCTTATTGAGTAAAAAAGAGATTAATCCAATTACTGCAAAACCTATCGCCATCGCAATCAAGCCAAATGATAAAAAATAGCTGATAAGTGAGCCAAGCAATGCACCGCCAAGGAAAAAGCAGGTACCATAAAGTGCGGATGCCGTACCAGCATAGTCACC belongs to Niabella yanshanensis and includes:
- a CDS encoding SRPBCC family protein; protein product: MVDIRHTLIIEALPQLIYQALTTSEGLSSWWTPHTEATPETGTIARFPFADNYVKEMRIIELISNDFVKWHCLEGDKEWIGTSLTFKLVQHNQSAMITAYPEVKGQLEQGSLSVKTLLLFEHKNWKDYSPSYAECSYTWAIFLNSLKLYCETGKGRPWPTQHQIG
- a CDS encoding GNAT family N-acetyltransferase, producing the protein MIIETNRVLIRKVTHNDLEALYTICGDPRLMRFVGDGKPLSMKQTQKWIDVTINNYASKGFGMYGVVDRETGAFIGYCGLVFSADVKDNELIYALVPAYWGKGLATEIARHLVDFGFSSLNLEHIYASIDPENKASERILLKVGFNRVFRKNDEFGLETVYYLKKRPR
- a CDS encoding M23 family metallopeptidase, producing MTIEAGFKEQRPVVLSTPLKGKYWTAIYNCEWKRGHRRGYYTVNGKSGIPGRFAIDFVRLDDKGKLYHQNKDFVKNYYSYGEDVLAGDDAIVVSLKDGFSESETISGYFTNGESDASGNYLALQVRNVVYVFYEHLQPGGIRFKVGDRVKKGQVVARVGFTGDASEPHLHLHVGDSDSVLGAEGLPFVLRNLAIRVYLSTSAILEKSDGLL